Proteins encoded together in one Flavobacteriales bacterium window:
- a CDS encoding RNA-binding S4 domain-containing protein, whose translation MRIDKFLWCVRLHKSRSLATEACQRGRVRLNDREAKPAAEVRIDDRIAVRQPPIWRVFRITALPRTRMAAKLVPEHLVDETPWEDLQKQVMARTLQAGERAAGEGRPTKRDRRDLDRAFGDGTD comes from the coding sequence ATGCGCATCGACAAGTTCCTGTGGTGCGTGCGGTTGCATAAGAGCCGCAGCCTGGCCACCGAGGCCTGCCAGCGCGGTCGTGTCCGGCTGAACGACCGCGAGGCCAAACCCGCTGCCGAGGTCCGCATCGACGACCGCATCGCCGTGCGCCAACCGCCCATCTGGCGCGTGTTCCGCATCACCGCGCTACCGCGCACACGCATGGCCGCCAAGCTCGTGCCCGAGCACCTGGTGGACGAAACGCCCTGGGAGGACCTGCAGAAGCAGGTGATGGCGCGGACCCTCCAGGCCGGCGAGCGCGCCGCAGGCGAAGGCCGCCCCACCAAACGCGACCGACGCGACCTCGACCGCGCGTTCGGCGACGGCACCGATTAA